One window of the Streptomyces asoensis genome contains the following:
- a CDS encoding SDR family NAD(P)-dependent oxidoreductase, with amino-acid sequence MGEDNGGAAFGPSVTDAELAAFHDVVGRLRALPVDDPVRLRAEQVAASFARDGRLRRRKGRGAEVAAADAAAMAATATGALDRREDAPLPAAGRGGRFHRPRACYVCKSAYQEVDTFYHRLCPDCAADNAARRSLSTDLSGRRVLLTGGRVKIGFQLALMMLRDGAQTVVTSRFPHDTVRRFRAEPGSGQWLDRLTVVAVDLRDPRQVLGLCEELRREGEPLDILVNNAAQTVRRPPESYALLAAGERDALPEGTRRAPGFTPMRMLEGLGGSVSALPAALREADEAGLLPDPSPENSWSARLGALDPAEVLETQLVNALAPALLCDRLLPLLLASPHPRRYVVNVTAVEGRFAVRNKMPGHPHTNMAKAALNMLTRTSAAALADQGVHMCAVDTGWITDENPAPKKARMAGAGFRTPLDIVDGAARVYDPIVRGEAGHPVSGVFLKDYREAQW; translated from the coding sequence ATGGGCGAGGACAACGGAGGGGCGGCGTTCGGCCCGTCGGTCACCGACGCGGAGCTGGCCGCCTTCCACGACGTCGTGGGCAGACTGCGCGCGCTGCCCGTCGACGATCCCGTGCGGCTGCGGGCCGAGCAGGTCGCCGCGTCCTTCGCGCGTGACGGACGGCTGCGGCGGCGCAAGGGGCGGGGTGCCGAGGTGGCGGCCGCCGACGCGGCGGCGATGGCGGCGACCGCGACCGGCGCCCTGGACCGGCGCGAGGACGCGCCCCTGCCGGCCGCCGGACGCGGAGGACGTTTCCACCGGCCGCGCGCCTGCTACGTATGCAAGTCGGCCTACCAAGAGGTCGACACCTTCTATCACCGGCTCTGCCCCGACTGCGCCGCCGACAACGCCGCCCGCCGTTCGCTGAGCACCGACCTGAGCGGGCGCCGTGTCCTGCTCACCGGCGGCCGGGTGAAGATCGGCTTCCAGCTGGCGCTGATGATGCTGCGGGACGGCGCGCAGACCGTCGTCACCTCCCGTTTCCCGCACGACACCGTCCGCCGTTTCCGCGCCGAGCCCGGCAGCGGGCAGTGGCTGGACCGGCTCACCGTCGTCGCCGTCGATCTGCGCGACCCGCGCCAGGTGCTGGGCCTGTGCGAGGAGCTGCGCCGGGAGGGCGAACCGCTCGACATCCTCGTCAACAACGCGGCGCAGACCGTGCGTCGCCCGCCGGAGTCCTACGCCCTGCTGGCCGCCGGAGAGCGCGACGCACTGCCCGAGGGGACGCGCAGGGCGCCCGGGTTCACCCCGATGCGGATGCTGGAGGGCCTCGGCGGCTCGGTCTCCGCGCTGCCCGCCGCCCTGCGGGAGGCCGACGAGGCCGGACTGCTGCCCGATCCTTCCCCGGAGAACTCCTGGTCGGCCCGGCTCGGCGCGCTCGATCCGGCGGAGGTCCTGGAGACCCAGCTCGTCAACGCCCTCGCGCCCGCGCTGCTGTGCGACCGGCTGCTGCCGCTGCTGCTGGCCTCCCCGCATCCGCGCCGGTACGTGGTCAACGTGACGGCCGTCGAAGGCCGGTTCGCGGTGCGCAACAAGATGCCCGGGCATCCGCACACCAACATGGCCAAGGCCGCCCTCAACATGCTCACCCGCACCAGCGCGGCCGCGCTCGCCGATCAGGGTGTGCACATGTGCGCCGTCGACACCGGCTGGATCACCGACGAGAACCCGGCGCCGAAGAAGGCCCGGATGGCGGGCGCGGGCTTCCGTACCCCGCTGGACATCGTGGACGGCGCGGCCCGCGTGTACGACCCGATCGTGCGCGGTGAGGCCGGCCACCCGGTGTCGGGGGTGTTCCTCAAGGACTACCGGGAGGCGCAGTGGTGA
- a CDS encoding VOC family protein: protein MLTTRFVNGAPNWIDVGTSDIDGATSFYGALFDWRFRSAGPDAGGYGFFQLDGKTVAGGMQTAPGQGPPSWTVYFRTPDAQATAQAAEQKHGTVLFAPMDVMGQGTMAVLADQAGVPFGLWQPGRTKGVDVANEPGALCWVELYTPDVAAAAAFYNATLGLETSAAPFPGGTYTCVNPAGAGEEAMFGGIVPLADDPSEAETGAYWLPYFEVADADTIVAKAEELGGRVRMPATDVEGVGRIAKLADPYGARFAVIKSVPQEM, encoded by the coding sequence ATGCTCACCACCCGTTTCGTCAACGGCGCTCCGAACTGGATCGATGTCGGCACGTCCGACATCGACGGCGCCACCTCCTTCTACGGCGCTCTCTTCGACTGGCGGTTCCGGTCGGCGGGACCCGACGCCGGCGGTTACGGCTTCTTCCAGCTGGACGGGAAGACCGTGGCGGGCGGCATGCAGACCGCACCCGGGCAGGGCCCGCCGTCGTGGACGGTCTACTTCCGGACACCGGACGCCCAGGCCACGGCGCAGGCAGCCGAGCAGAAGCACGGCACGGTCCTCTTCGCGCCGATGGACGTGATGGGCCAGGGCACGATGGCCGTCCTCGCCGACCAGGCGGGCGTGCCGTTCGGCCTCTGGCAGCCGGGACGGACCAAGGGCGTGGACGTGGCGAACGAACCCGGCGCGCTGTGCTGGGTCGAGCTGTACACGCCGGACGTCGCCGCGGCGGCCGCCTTCTACAACGCGACGCTCGGCCTGGAAACCTCGGCCGCCCCTTTCCCCGGCGGCACGTACACCTGCGTCAACCCGGCCGGTGCCGGGGAAGAGGCGATGTTCGGCGGGATCGTGCCGCTGGCCGACGACCCCTCGGAGGCCGAGACCGGCGCGTACTGGCTGCCGTACTTCGAGGTCGCCGACGCGGACACCATCGTGGCCAAGGCGGAGGAGCTGGGCGGCAGGGTGCGGATGCCCGCCACGGACGTCGAGGGCGTCGGCCGCATCGCCAAGCTCGCCGACCCCTACGGGGCACGCTTCGCCGTGATCAAGAGCGTCCCCCAGGAGATGTGA
- a CDS encoding ribonuclease inhibitor, with protein sequence MSEENAAGPERAGFAGVPHVVPRPLADLAPLLDWLRAGRPAGERLDFAAGTALPDGRLDLCKQGLGAEGAALVAEALADGPSPVRHLLLGTDALGDDGAATVAGTSAPVETLYLGCNGITAGGACRIADQLRASPQVVTGVWLKRNPLGRGGGRAAAELIESVRTLRTLDLVQTGLDAAGVTVLADALPAAAGNGRRVERLFVGGNPLGEAGAEALAAVVAAGAIDELYVSAARLGDGGALRIADALERAPYGRLTRLSVASNGIGPSAAARLVGAATVAGVTLLDLGRVRAAAVLGAVDNRLDLASAESIGRTLAAGEHRLAHLVLRHTGLRSREAHRILDHAPRAVTATRFVLGQGVAATVKRRLAALSADVPAPAVPPDVAAVRSVHRTAAPEASAED encoded by the coding sequence GTGAGCGAGGAGAACGCGGCGGGGCCGGAGCGGGCCGGCTTCGCCGGAGTGCCCCACGTGGTGCCCCGCCCCCTCGCCGATCTCGCCCCGCTGCTCGACTGGCTGCGGGCCGGGCGTCCGGCGGGCGAGCGGCTGGACTTCGCGGCGGGCACCGCGCTGCCCGACGGGCGGCTCGACCTGTGCAAGCAGGGCCTCGGGGCCGAGGGCGCGGCCCTGGTCGCCGAGGCCCTGGCCGACGGGCCCTCGCCCGTACGGCATCTGCTCCTCGGCACCGATGCCCTGGGGGACGACGGTGCCGCCACCGTGGCCGGTACGAGCGCGCCGGTCGAGACGCTCTACCTCGGGTGCAACGGCATCACCGCGGGCGGCGCCTGCCGTATCGCCGACCAGCTGCGCGCCTCGCCGCAGGTGGTCACGGGGGTGTGGCTCAAGCGCAACCCGCTGGGCCGGGGCGGTGGTCGGGCGGCGGCCGAACTCATCGAGTCCGTCCGGACGTTGCGCACGCTCGACCTCGTGCAGACCGGACTCGACGCGGCGGGCGTCACCGTACTCGCCGACGCGCTGCCGGCCGCGGCCGGCAACGGGCGGCGGGTCGAGCGGCTGTTCGTCGGCGGCAACCCGCTGGGGGAGGCGGGCGCGGAGGCGCTCGCGGCGGTGGTCGCCGCCGGGGCGATCGACGAACTGTACGTGTCCGCCGCCCGGTTGGGCGACGGCGGCGCGCTCCGAATCGCCGACGCCCTGGAGCGCGCGCCGTACGGACGGCTCACCCGGCTGTCGGTGGCCAGCAACGGCATCGGGCCCTCCGCCGCCGCCCGCCTGGTCGGCGCGGCCACCGTCGCCGGTGTCACCCTGCTGGACCTCGGCCGGGTCCGGGCGGCGGCCGTGCTCGGCGCGGTGGACAACCGGCTGGACCTGGCGTCCGCCGAGAGCATCGGGCGGACGCTGGCGGCCGGCGAGCACCGCCTCGCCCACCTGGTCCTGCGCCACACGGGCCTGCGCAGCCGCGAGGCGCACCGCATCCTGGACCACGCGCCCCGCGCGGTCACCGCCACCCGCTTCGTCCTGGGGCAGGGCGTCGCCGCCACGGTCAAACGCCGCCTGGCGGCCCTCAGCGCCGATGTCCCGGCCCCGGCCGTCCCGCCCGACGTCGCGGCCGTACGCAGCGTGCACCGCACGGCGGCACCGGAGGCATCCGCGGAGGACTGA
- a CDS encoding multicopper oxidase domain-containing protein, which yields MDRRGFNRRVLLGGAAAATSLSLGPRAVSADGPAKTAPAGGAVRHLKLYAEKLADGQLGYGFEKGKATIPGPLIEVNEGDTVHIEVENTLDVTASLHVHGLDYEISSDGTKLNRSDIEPGGTRTYTWRTHAPGRRADGTWRAGSAGYWHYHDHVVGTEHGTGGIRKGLYGPVIVRRKGDILPDATHTIVFNDMTINNRPAHSGPDFEATVGDRVEFVMITHGEYYHTFHMHGHRWADNRTGLLTGPDDPSQVVDNKIVGPADSFGFQVIAGEGVGAGAWMYHCHVQSHSDMGMVGLFLVKKPDGTIPGYEPHEPHESHESLEPDETGDAHEH from the coding sequence ATGGACAGACGCGGGTTCAACCGCCGGGTACTGCTGGGCGGCGCCGCCGCCGCGACATCGTTGTCCTTGGGGCCGAGGGCGGTGAGCGCCGACGGACCGGCGAAGACCGCGCCGGCGGGCGGAGCGGTCAGGCACCTCAAGTTGTACGCGGAGAAGCTCGCCGACGGACAACTCGGCTACGGCTTCGAGAAGGGGAAGGCGACCATCCCCGGGCCGCTGATCGAGGTCAACGAGGGCGACACCGTCCACATCGAGGTGGAGAACACCCTGGACGTGACGGCGAGTCTGCACGTCCACGGTCTGGACTACGAAATCTCCAGCGACGGAACGAAGTTGAACAGGAGTGACATCGAGCCCGGCGGTACGCGCACCTACACCTGGCGCACCCACGCCCCCGGTCGCCGCGCCGACGGCACCTGGCGGGCGGGCAGCGCGGGCTACTGGCACTACCACGACCACGTCGTCGGAACGGAACACGGCACCGGTGGCATCCGCAAGGGCCTGTACGGGCCGGTGATCGTCCGGCGCAAGGGCGACATCCTGCCCGACGCCACCCACACGATCGTCTTCAACGACATGACGATCAACAACAGACCCGCCCACTCGGGACCCGACTTCGAGGCGACGGTGGGCGATCGGGTCGAGTTCGTGATGATCACGCACGGCGAGTACTACCACACCTTCCATATGCACGGTCATCGCTGGGCCGACAACCGCACCGGCCTGCTCACCGGCCCCGACGACCCCAGCCAGGTCGTCGACAACAAGATCGTGGGCCCGGCCGACTCCTTCGGCTTCCAGGTGATCGCGGGGGAGGGGGTGGGCGCCGGCGCGTGGATGTACCACTGCCATGTGCAGAGCCACTCCGACATGGGGATGGTCGGACTGTTCCTGGTGAAGAAGCCCGACGGCACGATCCCGGGCTACGAACCGCATGAGCCGCACGAGTCGCACGAGTCTCTCGAGCCGGACGAGACCGGCGACGCGCACGAGCACTGA
- a CDS encoding AAA family ATPase, which produces MSTRTEYPHDTGDRPAPGEVSRLEGFIDAMIDLGQTGQVFGEHGIGKTATFFSHVARAHPGTELVYVPAANLTPDDLLVNAPVRDPRSGQLVLRQLVMSQLKPGRPFVLLIDDSLQAGDTIQSQLMQIACDWTLGEHDLRALGCVGVFLTDNESQAETSARRSDLALLDRMVTMRISANDTSWRRHLAVKYRPWDLRPVFAVWASLSPALRELLSPRTLDHVLANAREGFPLRWGLPLIDGERLRLAEPGPDGRPGQNRTAEILDRLAQALGVANPATVPDPVRQVVRAALRNRWTVLLQGPPGCGKTELVRETVRAGLGRDALYFSLPVTNVEDLCAPVPSPDGTLDNLLAAKFTGPEPKAIVWDEYNRPKDKAAFAKLMEITQEWSLAGKRIENLRAQIAVQNPPYHLGRKLLVSRNNIAQATRFTASLEVAPEDIPANEWLLARYGADAETVLEWWKHDIDEEGRAWITKRTLERLIKLHRRGLPLEMATVYLGDGEYAPVPLTALIDRLKGRPVTGLRELARDADAWEARLRRAAARSDEGGDDSDVVHQILANAELSQLRRHHAVVARLVAHLPAKLRATYLVGASEQQQKFWMGVFTGMRR; this is translated from the coding sequence ATGAGCACACGGACCGAGTACCCGCACGACACCGGCGACCGGCCGGCCCCCGGCGAGGTCTCGCGCCTCGAAGGCTTCATCGACGCGATGATCGACCTCGGGCAGACCGGCCAGGTCTTCGGCGAGCACGGCATCGGCAAGACGGCGACGTTCTTCTCGCACGTCGCCCGCGCCCACCCGGGCACCGAGCTGGTCTACGTGCCGGCGGCGAACCTCACCCCGGACGACCTGCTCGTCAACGCGCCGGTACGTGATCCGCGCTCCGGTCAACTGGTGCTGCGCCAGTTGGTGATGAGCCAGTTGAAGCCGGGCCGGCCGTTCGTGCTGCTCATCGACGACTCGTTGCAGGCGGGCGACACCATCCAGTCGCAGCTGATGCAGATCGCCTGCGACTGGACGCTCGGCGAGCACGACCTGCGTGCCCTGGGCTGCGTCGGCGTCTTCCTCACGGACAACGAGTCGCAGGCGGAGACGTCGGCCCGGCGCAGCGACCTGGCGCTGCTGGACCGGATGGTCACGATGCGGATCTCGGCGAACGACACGTCGTGGCGTCGGCACCTCGCGGTCAAGTACCGCCCGTGGGACCTGCGTCCGGTGTTCGCCGTGTGGGCCTCGCTCTCCCCCGCTCTGCGCGAGCTGCTGTCCCCGCGCACGCTCGACCATGTCCTGGCCAACGCCCGTGAGGGGTTCCCGCTGCGCTGGGGCCTGCCGCTGATCGACGGCGAGCGGCTCCGACTGGCCGAGCCGGGACCGGACGGCCGGCCCGGCCAGAACCGCACGGCCGAGATCCTCGACCGGCTCGCGCAGGCGCTCGGTGTGGCCAACCCGGCCACGGTTCCCGACCCCGTACGGCAGGTGGTGCGCGCGGCCCTGCGCAACCGCTGGACGGTGCTGCTCCAGGGGCCGCCCGGGTGCGGCAAGACGGAACTGGTGCGGGAGACGGTCCGCGCGGGGCTGGGGCGCGACGCCCTGTACTTCTCGCTGCCGGTGACCAACGTCGAGGACCTCTGCGCGCCCGTGCCGTCGCCGGACGGCACGCTGGACAACCTTCTCGCGGCGAAGTTCACCGGCCCCGAGCCCAAGGCGATCGTGTGGGACGAGTACAACCGGCCCAAGGACAAGGCCGCGTTCGCCAAGCTGATGGAGATCACCCAGGAGTGGTCGCTGGCGGGGAAGCGGATCGAGAACCTGCGGGCCCAGATAGCCGTCCAGAATCCGCCGTACCACCTGGGCCGCAAGCTGCTGGTGTCCCGCAACAACATCGCGCAGGCGACCCGGTTCACGGCTTCCCTGGAGGTGGCGCCGGAGGACATCCCGGCCAACGAGTGGCTGCTGGCACGGTACGGGGCGGACGCCGAGACGGTGCTGGAGTGGTGGAAGCACGACATCGACGAGGAGGGCCGCGCCTGGATCACCAAGCGCACCCTGGAGCGGCTGATCAAGCTGCACCGGCGCGGGCTGCCGCTGGAGATGGCCACGGTCTACCTCGGCGACGGCGAGTACGCGCCGGTGCCGCTGACCGCGCTGATCGACCGCTTGAAGGGCCGCCCCGTGACGGGTCTGCGCGAGTTGGCCCGGGACGCGGACGCCTGGGAGGCCCGGCTGCGCCGCGCCGCCGCCCGCTCCGACGAGGGCGGCGACGACAGCGACGTCGTCCACCAGATCCTCGCCAACGCGGAACTGTCCCAACTGCGCAGGCATCACGCCGTGGTGGCCCGCCTGGTCGCCCATCTGCCGGCCAAGCTGCGGGCGACGTACCTGGTGGGGGCGTCCGAGCAGCAACAGAAGTTCTGGATGGGGGTGTTCACGGGGATGCGGCGCTGA
- a CDS encoding WhiB family transcriptional regulator, whose product MYTDTIPTPDLGWQREALCAQTGAEFFFPEPGSSVREAKRICGMCEMRSACLEYALANDERFGVWGGMSEKERLNLRRPAR is encoded by the coding sequence ATGTATACCGACACGATTCCGACACCCGACCTCGGCTGGCAGCGGGAGGCGCTGTGCGCACAGACCGGGGCGGAGTTCTTCTTCCCCGAGCCCGGCAGCTCGGTGCGGGAGGCGAAGCGCATCTGCGGCATGTGCGAGATGCGTTCCGCCTGCCTCGAGTACGCCCTGGCCAACGACGAGCGCTTCGGCGTCTGGGGCGGCATGTCCGAGAAGGAGCGCCTGAACCTCCGGCGCCCGGCACGCTGA
- a CDS encoding LacI family DNA-binding transcriptional regulator, whose translation MTETASRPTLEAVAARAGVSRATVSRVVNGGDGVREPLVERVRRAVEELGYVPNQAARSLVTKRHDAVAVVIAEPETRVFADPFFALQLRGISKELTAHDNQLVLLLTEGRDDHARVARYLAGGHVDGALVFSLHLDDPLPGLIQGAGVPTVFGGRPGWSDGTRDVVYVDSDNRGGAREAVRLLAGLGRTRIAHITGPLDQTSAADRLDGYREVMGENDPRLVVESDFTPGGAERAMRELLDRCPDLDAVFAANDLAASGALRVLRERGRRVPEDVAVVGFDDMLPVAEQSDPPLTTVRQDIEEMGRIMARLLLRRLDRRVADEAPGGVVLPTTLVRRASA comes from the coding sequence GTGACCGAGACAGCGTCGCGCCCCACGCTGGAGGCCGTGGCCGCGCGGGCCGGGGTCTCCCGGGCGACCGTGTCGCGAGTCGTCAACGGCGGGGACGGCGTCCGCGAGCCGCTCGTCGAGCGGGTCCGGCGGGCCGTGGAGGAGCTCGGGTACGTCCCCAACCAGGCGGCGCGCAGCCTGGTGACGAAGCGGCACGACGCGGTCGCCGTGGTCATCGCCGAACCGGAGACCCGGGTCTTCGCCGACCCCTTCTTCGCGCTCCAGCTCCGCGGTATCAGCAAGGAACTGACGGCCCACGACAACCAGTTGGTGCTGCTGCTCACCGAGGGCCGCGACGACCACGCCCGTGTCGCCCGCTACCTCGCCGGTGGCCATGTCGACGGGGCCCTGGTCTTCTCGTTGCACCTCGACGACCCGCTCCCCGGGCTGATCCAGGGCGCCGGTGTCCCGACCGTGTTCGGCGGCCGTCCCGGCTGGAGCGACGGCACACGGGACGTGGTCTACGTCGACAGCGACAACCGCGGCGGCGCCCGCGAGGCCGTACGCCTGCTGGCCGGGCTAGGCCGCACCCGGATCGCGCACATCACCGGCCCCCTCGACCAGACCTCCGCGGCGGACCGGCTCGACGGATACCGGGAGGTCATGGGCGAGAACGACCCGCGGCTCGTCGTCGAGAGCGATTTCACCCCCGGCGGCGCCGAGCGGGCCATGCGGGAACTCCTCGACCGCTGCCCCGACCTGGACGCCGTGTTCGCCGCCAACGACCTCGCCGCCTCGGGCGCCCTGCGCGTCCTGCGCGAGCGTGGGCGGCGGGTGCCCGAGGACGTCGCCGTGGTCGGCTTCGACGACATGCTGCCCGTCGCCGAACAGAGCGACCCGCCGCTGACGACGGTCCGTCAGGACATCGAGGAGATGGGCCGGATCATGGCCCGCCTGCTGCTGCGCCGCCTCGACCGACGGGTCGCCGACGAGGCGCCGGGCGGTGTGGTCCTGCCGACCACTCTGGTGCGCCGCGCTTCGGCCTGA